In Pseudoalteromonas sp. MM1, a single window of DNA contains:
- a CDS encoding YaeQ family protein, with amino-acid sequence MALKSTIIKAQLSLSDMDRHVYQDFNLTLAQHPSETEQRLMIRLLAYALNSCDGLEFTKGLSADDEPELWYVNYSEEIELWIELGLPDEKRLKKACNKSKKVVLYTYGENNQAIWWQKHQPKLYDFKNLSIFSLDYAATQALANLADRNIKLTITIQDGDVWISSDTANIEVKPQQLM; translated from the coding sequence ATGGCTCTTAAATCTACCATTATTAAAGCGCAATTATCGCTAAGCGATATGGACCGCCACGTGTACCAAGATTTTAATTTAACGTTGGCGCAGCACCCTTCTGAAACCGAGCAACGCTTGATGATTCGCTTATTAGCCTATGCACTAAATAGTTGTGATGGTTTAGAATTTACCAAAGGCTTAAGCGCTGATGATGAGCCTGAGCTTTGGTATGTAAACTACAGTGAAGAAATCGAGCTGTGGATTGAGCTAGGTCTGCCGGATGAAAAGCGCCTTAAAAAAGCCTGCAATAAATCTAAAAAAGTGGTGCTTTATACGTATGGCGAAAACAACCAAGCTATTTGGTGGCAAAAACATCAACCTAAGTTGTACGATTTTAAAAACTTAAGCATTTTTAGCCTTGATTACGCCGCCACGCAGGCACTTGCCAATTTAGCTGATCGTAATATTAAGCTAACTATTACCATTCAAGATGGTGATGTGTGGATAAGTTCAGACACTGCAAATATCGAAGTAAAACCTCAGCAGCTTATGTAA
- a CDS encoding alpha/beta hydrolase: MKINHVVVLHGLYMSGFVMRPLCSRLEQSGVKVLNLTYNTLDPNLETIFKQIDEFIGDEPSALVCHSMGGLIARAYLEASSKASKHVTKVITLGTPHQGSHIAQKMKQKGFETFLKNSVEFLLTKNGNWPFKAKLYSIAGDLPIGLMPLIVKGSQSDGTVLLDETKLKGMAEHKVFHLSHTSMIYSRQVLDYIIKCLDE; the protein is encoded by the coding sequence ATGAAAATAAACCACGTTGTTGTATTACATGGCCTTTATATGTCGGGCTTTGTTATGCGCCCGCTTTGTTCTCGTTTAGAGCAATCGGGCGTAAAGGTATTAAACTTAACTTACAATACGCTTGACCCTAACCTAGAAACTATTTTTAAACAAATTGATGAGTTTATTGGTGATGAACCCTCTGCGCTTGTATGTCACTCTATGGGTGGGCTAATTGCGCGTGCCTATTTAGAGGCAAGCTCTAAAGCAAGTAAACACGTTACCAAAGTGATTACTTTAGGCACTCCGCATCAGGGCAGTCATATTGCACAAAAAATGAAACAAAAGGGATTTGAAACATTTTTAAAAAATAGCGTCGAATTTTTACTCACTAAAAATGGTAATTGGCCTTTTAAAGCAAAGCTTTATAGCATAGCGGGCGACCTACCTATTGGCTTAATGCCGTTAATTGTAAAAGGCAGCCAATCAGACGGTACTGTACTACTTGATGAGACCAAACTTAAAGGTATGGCTGAGCACAAAGTTTTTCATTTAAGTCATACCAGTATGATTTACTCCCGTCAGGTACTTGATTATATTATTAAGTGCTTGGATGAATAA
- a CDS encoding Dps family protein, with protein MSQVNAIGLNSAKSEDIVKSLNTLLSSYQIQYMNARGFHWNIKGRNFFELHIKFEEIYNLLLEKVDEIAERILTLDGAPLHAFSDYLEVSEIKEAKNISDGTAAVENLLAGYSTLIKMQREVLTQAGDADDEGTASLMGDYISEQEKLVWMLKAYLD; from the coding sequence ATGTCACAGGTAAATGCAATTGGTTTAAACAGCGCTAAAAGCGAAGACATTGTTAAGTCACTCAATACATTATTGAGCAGCTACCAAATTCAATACATGAATGCGCGCGGTTTTCATTGGAATATTAAAGGCCGTAACTTTTTTGAATTACACATTAAATTTGAAGAGATTTACAATCTTCTGCTTGAAAAAGTAGATGAAATTGCCGAACGTATTTTAACATTAGATGGCGCGCCACTGCATGCGTTCTCTGATTACTTAGAAGTAAGTGAAATTAAAGAAGCTAAAAACATTAGCGATGGCACGGCAGCCGTAGAAAACCTGTTAGCTGGCTACAGCACACTAATCAAAATGCAACGTGAAGTACTTACTCAAGCAGGTGATGCAGATGATGAAGGTACAGCGTCTTTAATGGGTGATTATATTTCAGAGCAAGAAAAGCTAGTATGGATGTTAAAAGCGTACTTAGACTAG
- a CDS encoding TonB-dependent receptor domain-containing protein, with protein sequence MKKINNSGSRTFKRSSLSLALSATVLAGFSFQGIAAEEDELEKIERVQVTGSRIRSAEAMSSAPIQVVSGEAIDASGSLNIQNLLLENPAFGSPAISRTNSNFSTASAGVATVDLRNLGSNRTLVLVNGRRYVSGVPGSSAVDLNTIPSQFIERVEIMTGGASSVYGSDAVAGVVNFVLKDDFEGVEFEGQYGESSEGDDESRQFSFTSGLTTGDGKGQAMFHLGYSDQGAVFSRDRERSAVDQFSGIYFEDDPAANPGSIFEAVNPFFSSFPPQGRFDAGDTRFTYDPNNNLQDSFSTNGGDGIDANGFNRSGVRTIAIPTERYLFASNGSYELTDKHSFFFEGTYASSTTISELEPFPFASDDIYANGRVPIEFDVNGEMLRNAFVPDDIYNAATDTDGDGARDIFFAKRLSDVGNRGARAERDTFRLAVGFQGEINDSWFYDTYYVYGKTKESQVSGGLVNVQSFRQGLEAVIDSQDLDGDGITDEAICIDATARGFNCAPVNIYGFNSLSQGAIDFVSAPSTLSTSVEQEIIGGNVSGDLFELPAGMVGIAAGFEYREEFSRSEFDALQQAGLNAGNAIPATEGSFDVTEYYIEANIPVLDAVTMNAAVRLSDYSTVGNTESWNVGVDWEVMDSLRLRATRARSTRAPNIDELFSPPSQTFPSGLNDPCLGVTNSGGGAVGDACRADVGVANNIASNGEFTLNQSDLQGISGFNRGNPDLKEEVGDSVTVGVVFTPEELISGLDVTLDYFDIEITDAIVSTPRQFILDQCYGGGDDSFCSFITRRSGPSGNNSAGSLEFIDSGVSNSGGLGTEGVDLTLTYSADIGPGAFRTRLAYTYLIDGYTIPLPGADKDEFAGEIGASEHKANWNLGYKLDDFDFNWSMTYIGAADFDDQFLSGFGIPAGGVGIGSVTYHDVQASYHISDSMELYAGANNLFDKEPPRILSGVSGSSTGTETDAGTYDPIGQTFYVGFRSKF encoded by the coding sequence ATGAAAAAAATAAATAACTCAGGTAGTCGTACATTTAAACGATCTTCTTTATCTTTAGCGCTAAGTGCGACAGTGCTAGCTGGCTTTTCTTTTCAAGGTATAGCAGCAGAAGAAGACGAGCTCGAAAAAATAGAGCGCGTGCAAGTAACTGGCTCTCGTATTCGTTCAGCCGAGGCGATGTCATCTGCACCTATACAGGTTGTAAGTGGCGAGGCAATTGATGCATCAGGCTCTTTAAATATCCAAAACCTACTGCTAGAAAACCCAGCATTTGGTTCTCCGGCAATTAGCCGAACTAACTCTAACTTTTCAACGGCAAGCGCGGGTGTAGCTACAGTTGATTTGCGTAACTTAGGCTCAAATCGTACTTTAGTACTTGTTAATGGTCGCCGCTACGTATCGGGTGTACCAGGTAGTTCGGCTGTTGATTTAAATACCATTCCTAGCCAATTTATTGAGCGTGTGGAAATTATGACCGGTGGTGCATCATCAGTATATGGCTCTGATGCGGTTGCAGGTGTAGTTAACTTTGTATTAAAAGATGACTTTGAAGGCGTAGAGTTTGAAGGCCAATACGGCGAATCAAGTGAAGGCGATGATGAATCGCGTCAGTTTTCTTTTACCTCAGGTTTAACTACGGGTGATGGCAAAGGTCAAGCCATGTTCCACTTAGGCTACTCAGATCAGGGCGCTGTGTTTTCACGCGACCGTGAGCGCTCTGCAGTAGACCAATTTTCAGGTATTTATTTTGAAGACGATCCGGCGGCAAATCCAGGGTCTATTTTTGAAGCAGTGAACCCGTTTTTCTCATCATTTCCTCCACAAGGGCGTTTTGATGCAGGCGATACACGCTTTACTTACGATCCAAACAACAACTTACAAGACTCGTTTAGTACCAATGGCGGTGACGGTATAGATGCCAACGGCTTTAACCGAAGCGGCGTACGTACCATTGCTATACCAACAGAGCGCTACTTATTTGCCTCAAATGGTAGTTACGAGCTAACAGATAAACACAGCTTCTTTTTTGAAGGGACGTATGCATCTAGTACCACTATTTCAGAGTTAGAGCCTTTTCCGTTTGCCTCAGATGACATTTATGCCAATGGCCGCGTGCCAATTGAGTTTGACGTAAATGGCGAAATGCTCAGAAATGCCTTTGTACCAGATGATATCTACAATGCAGCAACAGATACTGATGGTGATGGTGCTAGAGACATCTTTTTTGCTAAACGTTTAAGTGATGTAGGTAACCGTGGTGCCCGTGCAGAGCGTGATACATTCCGTTTAGCTGTGGGCTTTCAGGGTGAGATTAACGACAGCTGGTTTTACGATACCTACTATGTATATGGTAAAACAAAAGAGTCGCAAGTTTCTGGTGGCTTAGTTAATGTACAAAGCTTTCGCCAGGGTTTAGAAGCGGTAATTGATAGCCAAGATTTAGATGGTGATGGTATTACCGACGAAGCGATTTGTATTGATGCAACAGCGCGTGGTTTTAATTGTGCGCCAGTGAACATTTACGGATTTAACTCACTATCGCAAGGTGCTATTGATTTTGTAAGTGCACCAAGCACGCTTTCAACATCGGTAGAGCAAGAAATTATTGGTGGTAACGTCTCAGGTGATTTATTTGAGTTGCCTGCGGGTATGGTGGGTATTGCAGCTGGTTTTGAATACCGCGAAGAGTTCTCTCGTAGTGAATTTGATGCCCTACAGCAAGCGGGTTTAAATGCAGGTAATGCAATTCCTGCAACTGAAGGCTCTTTTGATGTAACTGAATATTATATTGAGGCTAATATTCCAGTGCTAGATGCAGTAACAATGAATGCAGCGGTACGTTTATCTGACTACTCAACAGTGGGTAACACAGAAAGCTGGAACGTAGGTGTGGATTGGGAAGTAATGGATAGTTTACGTCTTCGTGCTACCCGTGCCCGCTCTACACGTGCGCCTAATATTGATGAGTTATTTTCACCACCTTCGCAAACATTCCCAAGCGGTTTAAACGATCCATGTTTAGGTGTGACAAATAGTGGCGGTGGCGCTGTAGGTGATGCGTGTCGTGCCGATGTGGGTGTTGCAAATAATATTGCATCAAACGGTGAGTTTACACTTAACCAGTCAGATTTACAGGGTATTAGTGGCTTTAACCGCGGTAACCCAGATCTAAAAGAAGAAGTGGGCGACTCTGTGACCGTGGGTGTAGTATTTACTCCAGAGGAATTAATCTCGGGCCTTGACGTTACCTTGGATTACTTTGACATAGAAATCACAGATGCAATCGTATCTACACCGCGCCAATTTATTTTAGATCAATGTTACGGCGGTGGTGACGATAGCTTCTGTAGCTTTATAACTCGTCGTAGCGGCCCTTCAGGTAATAATAGTGCAGGTTCACTTGAGTTTATCGACAGTGGTGTATCAAACAGTGGTGGTTTAGGAACTGAAGGTGTTGATTTAACACTAACTTACTCTGCCGATATTGGCCCTGGCGCATTTAGAACTCGCCTTGCATACACTTACTTGATTGACGGTTACACCATTCCGTTACCGGGTGCGGATAAAGATGAGTTTGCAGGTGAAATTGGCGCATCTGAGCACAAAGCTAACTGGAACTTAGGCTATAAGCTTGATGACTTTGATTTTAACTGGAGCATGACCTACATAGGTGCTGCTGACTTTGATGATCAATTCTTAAGTGGTTTTGGTATTCCAGCTGGCGGCGTGGGTATTGGCTCAGTAACCTATCATGATGTACAAGCGAGCTATCATATTAGCGACTCAATGGAGCTGTATGCAGGTGCTAACAACTTATTTGATAAAGAGCCTCCGCGCATACTCTCAGGTGTGAGTGGGTCAAGCACAGGTACTGAAACCGATGCAGGTACGTACGACCCTATTGGTCAAACGTTTTATGTAGGCTTTAGAAGCAAGTTCTAA
- a CDS encoding LytTR family DNA-binding domain-containing protein — MITYFHALIRVGTSKFATFLTQQVQAHRHFDSQTQLPEQRLDQIDTSRFNVLFYELSNLNDPTQIVHLTELAKTMKVVVIARSAEFANFAFEVGAVDFLTTDVTTSRLEKCFEKLIHLCPLATQAERLFKTAHENEQPIAAHIVVKDVGKVRLIDINDIVWINGAGNYVELHFNGSSAPVLHRETMKNIEQQLEPEGFIRIHRSTLVRKQAITELMPTDSGDYKVKLKNNISLNLSRRYKNCLESIISPVA; from the coding sequence ATGATTACTTACTTTCATGCACTAATTAGAGTTGGCACGAGCAAATTTGCAACATTCTTAACTCAACAGGTACAAGCTCACCGTCATTTTGACTCACAAACGCAACTACCCGAGCAGCGTTTAGATCAAATAGATACTTCTCGTTTTAATGTGCTTTTTTACGAATTATCCAATTTAAATGATCCTACTCAAATAGTGCACTTAACTGAGCTGGCTAAAACAATGAAAGTAGTAGTGATTGCTAGATCGGCTGAGTTTGCTAATTTTGCGTTTGAAGTCGGCGCAGTCGATTTTTTAACGACCGATGTAACCACTTCTAGGCTTGAAAAATGTTTCGAGAAGCTTATTCATTTATGCCCATTAGCCACACAAGCTGAACGCCTGTTTAAAACAGCACATGAAAACGAGCAACCTATTGCTGCACACATTGTTGTTAAAGATGTAGGAAAAGTACGTTTAATAGACATTAACGATATTGTATGGATAAACGGTGCGGGTAATTATGTAGAGCTACATTTTAATGGCAGCAGCGCCCCTGTTTTACATCGTGAAACCATGAAAAACATTGAACAACAGCTAGAGCCAGAAGGTTTTATACGTATTCACCGCTCCACACTTGTCAGAAAACAAGCCATAACAGAGCTAATGCCAACAGACAGCGGCGACTATAAGGTTAAGCTTAAAAATAATATCTCGTTAAATTTATCAAGAAGGTACAAAAACTGCCTAGAGAGCATTATAAGCCCCGTAGCATAG
- a CDS encoding S9 family peptidase: MHYKTRTDNYYWMRDDERENKEILAHLAAENAYCDDQLAAIKPLQNSIFEELKGRIVKDDNTVPVKDGKYWYHSEVRGDDEYSRHYRSTSINTDNKQLLLDVNVLAQNHEFYELGEVALSPCEQLMAYSEDTEGRRIYSVHFKNLQTGEMLSDVLENTEGQIVWANDNKTVFYVKKDLQTLLGFQVFRHELGTAQSQDVMVYEEHDKSFFMGLGKSRDESLIIIDLATTETNDTWVLDANNPQGKFNALLPREEGHEFDIDKHGDTFYIVTNWQAKNFRLMTATSETIADKTQWQEHTAHREHVLLEGVEIFDDFLVLTEREQGQARFVVINQAKERMALEFSDPCYYAAVAMNPEPQAGSVRIYYSSLTTPGTLYDVDLATGKKTLLKQQQVLGGFDSALYASERLFVTARDGVQVPVSLVYRKDTFTKNGTNPLFQYGYGAYGYTIDPSFSSTSLSLLDRGFVYAIAHVRGSEMLGRHWYEQGKKEYKQNSFNDFIDITKALVEQGYGDKNKVFASGGSAGGLLMGAVLNQAPELYLGVGCHVPFLDVLTTMLDESIPLTTNEYDEWGNPNDEHFYDVIAKYSPYDNISAKDYPHILVTTGLHDSQVQYWEPMKWVAKMRELKTDNNILVFKTDMDAGHGGASGRFKSLEEKALEMAFFIALIN, from the coding sequence ATGCACTATAAAACGCGCACCGATAACTACTACTGGATGCGTGATGATGAGCGCGAAAACAAAGAAATACTCGCCCATTTAGCAGCCGAAAATGCATATTGCGATGATCAACTAGCCGCGATAAAACCGTTACAAAACAGTATTTTTGAAGAACTAAAAGGGCGTATTGTAAAAGATGACAACACGGTACCGGTAAAAGATGGCAAGTACTGGTATCACTCAGAGGTACGTGGTGATGATGAGTATTCACGCCATTACAGAAGCACGAGCATTAACACTGATAACAAGCAGTTACTACTTGATGTAAATGTTTTAGCCCAAAATCATGAGTTTTACGAATTAGGTGAAGTTGCGCTAAGCCCATGTGAGCAATTAATGGCATACAGCGAAGATACCGAAGGGCGTAGAATTTACAGTGTACATTTTAAAAACCTACAAACAGGTGAAATGCTCAGCGATGTTTTAGAAAATACCGAAGGACAAATTGTTTGGGCAAACGACAATAAAACCGTATTTTACGTTAAAAAAGACCTACAAACGTTACTGGGTTTTCAGGTGTTTAGGCACGAGTTAGGCACAGCGCAAAGCCAAGATGTAATGGTGTATGAAGAGCATGATAAAAGCTTTTTTATGGGCTTGGGGAAAAGCCGTGATGAGAGCTTAATTATTATTGATTTAGCTACCACCGAAACAAATGATACGTGGGTGCTTGATGCTAATAACCCGCAAGGAAAATTTAACGCATTACTACCCCGCGAAGAAGGCCATGAGTTTGATATAGATAAACACGGCGATACTTTTTACATAGTAACCAACTGGCAAGCTAAAAATTTCAGACTAATGACGGCAACAAGTGAAACGATTGCAGATAAAACGCAGTGGCAAGAGCACACCGCGCACCGTGAGCATGTGTTGCTTGAAGGTGTAGAAATATTTGACGACTTTTTAGTATTAACTGAGCGCGAGCAAGGTCAAGCTCGCTTTGTTGTTATTAACCAAGCTAAAGAGCGCATGGCGCTTGAATTTAGCGACCCATGTTACTATGCCGCTGTGGCGATGAACCCCGAGCCACAGGCGGGTTCGGTACGTATTTATTATTCAAGCCTAACCACGCCTGGAACGTTGTACGATGTTGATTTAGCCACGGGCAAAAAAACATTATTAAAACAGCAGCAAGTACTGGGCGGGTTTGATAGTGCACTTTATGCCTCTGAGCGCTTATTCGTGACTGCACGCGATGGCGTGCAAGTACCTGTTTCATTAGTGTATAGAAAAGACACCTTTACTAAAAATGGCACAAACCCGCTGTTTCAATACGGCTATGGTGCATATGGTTACACGATAGATCCGAGCTTTTCGAGTACCTCATTGAGCTTGCTAGACCGCGGCTTTGTGTATGCTATTGCACACGTTAGAGGCTCAGAAATGCTAGGACGCCATTGGTACGAGCAAGGTAAAAAAGAGTATAAGCAAAACAGCTTTAACGACTTTATTGATATTACTAAAGCCCTTGTTGAGCAAGGCTACGGTGATAAAAATAAAGTATTTGCCTCTGGCGGCAGTGCCGGTGGTTTATTAATGGGCGCTGTTTTAAACCAAGCGCCTGAGCTTTATTTGGGTGTAGGCTGTCATGTGCCATTTTTAGATGTGTTAACCACCATGCTAGATGAAAGTATTCCACTGACTACTAACGAGTACGATGAGTGGGGCAACCCAAACGATGAACACTTTTATGACGTTATAGCCAAGTACTCTCCGTACGATAATATCAGCGCCAAAGACTACCCGCATATTTTAGTGACCACAGGCCTGCACGATTCTCAAGTACAATATTGGGAGCCCATGAAGTGGGTAGCAAAAATGCGCGAACTGAAAACTGATAACAATATACTGGTATTTAAAACCGATATGGATGCTGGCCATGGTGGCGCATCAGGACGCTTTAAAAGTTTAGAGGAAAAAGCGCTCGAAATGGCCTTTTTTATTGCACTAATAAATTAG
- a CDS encoding chitin-binding protein, whose amino-acid sequence MHTSLACGKWSTIGCLNHHTQLFIGDVVSVTFSDMQGELVDLSFNYKITSLEQGEPHAWPRLVAEYINVHVPLVSAGRMTKQGLVVGYRNNEIFALESSGINKAKVEFHCVAKCDNLIQYNDQEYDYVYPQCSENYNAGTKVLQLKTGYIYQCKAWPFSRFCRTNNDKDPSFEPGVGKSWAMAWTKVS is encoded by the coding sequence ATGCATACGTCGTTGGCTTGTGGAAAATGGTCAACTATAGGTTGCTTAAACCATCATACCCAATTATTCATTGGGGATGTGGTTAGTGTAACCTTTTCAGACATGCAAGGAGAGCTCGTTGATTTATCGTTTAACTATAAAATTACCTCTTTAGAGCAAGGTGAGCCACATGCTTGGCCACGGTTAGTTGCCGAATATATAAATGTGCATGTCCCCCTTGTAAGTGCAGGTAGAATGACTAAGCAAGGCCTGGTTGTTGGCTATCGAAATAACGAAATATTTGCCCTAGAAAGTAGCGGTATTAATAAAGCAAAGGTTGAGTTTCATTGCGTAGCAAAGTGTGACAACTTAATACAATACAATGACCAAGAATATGATTACGTATACCCTCAGTGTAGCGAAAATTACAATGCGGGCACTAAGGTACTACAGCTTAAAACAGGCTATATATACCAGTGTAAGGCATGGCCGTTTAGCCGGTTTTGCAGAACCAATAATGATAAAGACCCAAGCTTTGAACCCGGTGTGGGAAAAAGCTGGGCGATGGCGTGGACTAAGGTCTCTTAG